In Longimicrobium sp., the DNA window GCAGCGCGATGCCCCCGTCGCGGAGCTTGCGCAGCAGCGCCTCCACGGCCTGCGGCTCCAGGCTCCACGGCCCGGCCCCGAAGCGCGCCTGGGGGACGGCGTGGGCGTGCCCGGCCACCCAGGCGCCGAGCCCCGCCCCGGCGGCCTCGGGGGGGACCACGGCCACGCGGGTGTCGCGCCCCTCGCGCGCGCCGCCGTTCGCCTCGGGGCGGCCGACCACCACCACGCAGGGCGAGAACTCGCCGTCTGGCAGCACGGGGGCGTGGCCGAAGTCCACCACCGTCTCCATCCGCGCGTGCTCGGCCAGGTAGCGCCGGAGCCCCTCGCCGGCCCCCGAGCGCACCCAGCGGTTGGGGACCACGAAGGCGGTGCGCCCCCTACGGCGCAGCAGGTCGAGCGCCTGGCGGTAGAAGTAGGCGCCCGCGTCGGCCGAGCCCTCGTGCACCTCGGCGAAGGCGGCCGCCAGGTGGGGCCGGAGCGCCGCGAGCGCCTCGCCGCGCGCGGCCGGGGGGCGGCCCACCACCGCGTCGAAGCCGGCCTCGCCGCCCCCGCCGCGCGCCGGGTCGCCGAACGCCTCGGGGAGCTCCAGGTCCCAGTGGAAGAAGCGGTGCGCCCGCGCGAGCTCCGCCGCGCGCTCCAGCGCCTCGCGCTGCGCGGCGCCGAGGCGCGCCCCGCCCGCCAGCACCTCCGCCGCGTGCAGGGTGGCCACCTCCTCCGCGCGCCGGTTGCCGAAGGCGCGGCTCACCCACAGGTCCAGCAGGCGGCGGTACGGCGCCAGCGCGCGCTCGGCCTCGGCGAAGCGCGCTGCGGTGTCGGCCGCCTCGGCGAAGGTGGCGTCGTCGCGCGCGGCCAGCTCGCGCACCGCGGCGGCGGCCTCGGCCAGGCCGTCGAAGGGGCCGCCGAAGGCCAGGAACTGCCCCTGCGGGCTCTCCTCCACCGCGCGCTGCACCTCGGCCGCGCGCGCGCCCGCGAGCGGGCTGCCGGCGCGCAGGTGGTGGTCCAGGAAGGGCGGCGGCGCGCCGGGGACGAAGGAGTGCAGCCAGAGCGTGGCCTTCGCGAGGTCGACCGCCAGCGGGTCGGGGTCCACCCCGAAGAGGCAGCGGCGGACCACCATGCGCCGCAGCAGCGCCTCGTCGGTCAGCCGCGTGGGGTCGGCGCCGATCCCCTGCGCGTCCAGGTCCTCAGTGATCTCCTCGCGCAGCGCGGCCAGGCGCTCCGCGAGCGGGCCGCCGGGGAGGTCCGCGGCGGTCGCCAGCAGGCGCGCGGCGATCCAGTCGGCCGCGTGCAGGAGGAAGTGCCCACCCCCCATCGCAGGGTCGCAGACGCGCAAAGACAGGAGGTCCGTCAGCGCGCGCTCCTCCAGCCGGCCGGCCTCGCGCAGGAGCCGCGCGGCGTCGGGCCCGCCCGCCGCGGCCCGCTCGCGGCGGGCGGCGGCCTCCTGCAGGGCGTCGCGGAAGGCGGCCTCGCGCGCGGCGAGCGCCGGGCCCACGGTCTCGCCCAGGACGTAGTCGACCACCCAGGCGGGGGTGGCGTGCGTCCCCGGGTCCTTCCGCTCCCCGCGCGCGTCCACCAGGCGGGGGCGGCCGCGCTCGTCGGGCGCCAGGCGCATGCGCAGCAGCCCCTCGCAGAGCGAGGCGATCTCGTCCGCGCCGAAGGACGCGAAGTCGGCCTCCTCGCCGGCGGGGCGCGAGAGGCGGTCCAGGGCGCGCACCAGGAAGGCGTCGGAGAGCGCGTTCTCGCGGAGGAAGCGGCTGTTCTCGTCGGGGTGGAAGAGGCCGCCGCCGTAGCCGGGCACCCCCAGGGCGGGGTCGCCGTGGTCGACCAGGTCGAAGAGGTTGGCCAGGTCGTCCCACGCCTCGGTGGAGGCGTCGGAGAGCCGCTCGCCGGCGTCGACGCGGGCCGCGGCCGCGCGGCGCAGGCGGGCCAGGCTGTACAGCTGGTACGCGGGCGCGGCGCCCACGGGAAGGAAGCCGCGCGCCTCGGCGTGGGCCACGAAGAGGACGCGGTGCAGCAGCCGGAGCGTCCCCGCGAACACCTCGCGGAGCGACTCGTCGGTCTCGGGGGGGAGCCCGCGCTTGCGGCGGCCGTCCACGAACCCGGCGGCCAGCCGCTCGAACACGTCCGCGAAGACCACGCGCCGGAGCGCGGCCTCCGGGCCCGCGGCGTGCTCGTGCGCGGGCGGCGCGGACGCAGCGGCCGGGCTCACCGTAGCCCCGGATGGCGGGCGCGCGCGTGCGTGCGGGTGCGTGGCGGCATGCGTCGGGTGCTGCGAAACGGCGGGAGGGGTGAGTGACCGTCCGCGGGGAATGTCAGCACGCAACCCCCGGAAGTCAACGGGCTTGCGTGCGGTGTAGCAGTTTTTCGCAAGGCGTGCCGACTGCGCAAGGAAAAAGTGCGTGAGCGCGAAAATTCGAAAGTGCGAAAAATATATTAAGGCGCATTTGCCGTTCTTCCTCTGCCGGACAACGGGAGGATCTGGGAAGAGCTGCCAGGGCTAGTGCCGGGGCGATGTGGCGGCTATGACGCAAAGGCGCGTTGCGCACTTTCGCACTTTCGCACTTTCGCACTTTCGCACTTTCGCACTTTCGCACTTTCGCACTTTCGCACTTTCGGGTGGTGTCCCTCAACAGAGTTGACACACTGGACGGAAGTGTACAGATTGGACACGCCCCCACACCAGCACTCTTACGCCGAGGTGCATCATGGCAGAGAGGCTGGAACTGGTCCCGGCAGGCAGCTTCTGCTGGAACCAAAGAGTGTCCACGGTACGGGCAGACCGGTGCCGGCAACCTGCGGCGTTTCGGAAGGAGCCGCCAGGGCGTTCAGCGCTACCAGTGCAACGTGTGCAAGAAGGTGTTCTGCGCCACGCGGGGCACCCCCTTCTACCGATTGCACAACCCGGAGAGGACGCTGAAGGCGCTGGCGTCTTATTGTGAGTGGCCCAGCCTGCGCGGGGTGCATCGGGTGGAAGGGGTGAAGCCGGACACCCTGGGGGAGTGGCTGGAGAAGGCTGCGGGGCACGTGGAACCGATCGAACGGTTGCTGCAAGAACGCCATCAGGTTACCCGGGCGCAGTTGGATGGGCTCTGGACCTTCGTGGGCCACAAGGGTGAAAAGGGGGCTACGCGGAAGAGGAAGGGCGCGGCACCTTCTGGTGCACACGGGTGATCGACATGGACACGCGCCTGCGGCTCGGGTGTGTGGTCACGAAGACGGAGAGCGAAGGGGCGCTCCTGCTCATGCAACGGCTAAAGAAAGCGCACCCCGAGGCTCCGCCCGCGCTGGCGACGGACGCGAGGGGCGGCTACGAGGATGCCATGATTGAGACCTGGGGAAAGGTGCCGGCCTATCAAGGCTACGGCCGACCACCGACGCGCAAGCAGGCTGGGGCCGACTGGCAGTACCTCCAGGTGAAGAAGATTCGCTCCGGCAATCAGATCGTCGAGGTGAAGACGAAGGTTGTCTTCGGCGATCCGCAGCAGGTGGTGCAGAGGCTGGGCGAACACACTGCCTACATCGAGCGCTCGCAATTGACGTCGAGGCAGATGAACGGGCGGCTGGTGCGCAAGACGCTCTCCTTCTCGAAGGAGGTGCGCCGCCTGCGGGCCGCCTGCGCATGGGAGGACGCGGTGTACAACTGGGCCCGGCGGCACCTGAGTCTTCGTGTGGAGAGCAGCACGCCGGGCCGCCGGTGGGATCAGCGCTCGCCCGCGATGGCGGCCGGACTGACTGACCACATCTGGAGCGTACGCGAGCTGCTCACCACCCTGGTGGTTCCCAAGGCCATCAACTCCGTTTAGGGACACCACCCACTTTCGCACTTTCGCACTTTCGCACTTTCGCACTTTCGCACTTTCGCACTTTCGCACTTTCGCACTTTCGCACTTTCGCACTTTTCAGCGATACCCCGCCGCCTGCAGGCTGAACAGCTCCGCGTACCTCCCGCCGAGCGCCACCAGCTCCGCGTGGGTCCCCTCCTCCACCACGCGCCCGTTCTCCAGCACCAGGATGCGGTCCGCCATGCGCACGGTGGAGAAGCGGTGCGAGATCAGGATCGCCATCTTCGCCTCGGTGAGCTCGGCGAAGCGCTGGAAGACGGTGTACTCGGCGCGGGCGTCGAGCGCGGCGGTGGGCTCGTCCAGGATCAGCAGCTGCGCGTCTCGCATGTACGCGCGAGCGAGCGCCACCTTCTGCCACTGCCCGCCGGAGAGGTCCACCCCGCCCTCGAAGCGGCGGCCGAGCATCGTCCGGTAGCGCTGCGGCAGCGTCTCGATCACCTCCGCCGCCAGCGAGCGCGCCGACGCGTCCTCCACCCGCTCGCGCGCCGACTCGGGCTCGCGCTCCAGCGCCGCGATCCGCCCCACCGCCACGTTCTCCTCGGCCAGCATGTCGTAGCGCACGAAGTCCTGGAAGATCACCCCCACCTCCTCGTGCAGCTCCGCCGGGTCGTACTCCGCGAGCGGCCGGCCGTCCAGCAGGATCACCCCGCGCGTGGGGTCGTACAGCCGCGTGAGCAGCTTGGTGAGCGTCGTCTTCCCCGCCCCGTTCTCGCCCACCAGCGCCAGCCGCTCCCCCGGCCGGATGCGGAAGCTCACCCCCCGCAGCACCCAGCGCGGATCGTCGTCCGGCACGTCGTCGGGTGGCGGGACCAGGTCCGGAGCCCCGCCGCCGCCCGCTGTCCCCCGTTCCCCGTCCCCCGTCCCCCCGGGGCTTCCCTCCGCCTCCGGGTAGCGGAACCAGACGTCCCGGAACTCGAAGCCCTCGCGGATCGGCCGGGGGAAGGGCGCGGCGCGCGCCGGCCGGGCGATCGCGGGCTGCATGGAGAAGAAGACGAAGAGGTCCTCCAGGAAGAGCGCCTGCTCGTACAGCTCCGTGGTCGAGAGCAGCGTGCGCTGCACCAGGTCGCGCGAGCGCGAGAAGGTGCCGGCCAGGAGCGTCAGGTCGCCCAGCGTGATGCGCGCCTGCACCGCGCGCACCACGATCGACGCGTACGCCGCGTAGTAGCCCAGCGTGGAGACCAGCGACAGCCCCGTCCCCGCCAGGTTGCGGCGGATGGCGAGGCGCCGGTTGGCCTGGTAGAAGCGGTCGGAGAGCTCACGGTACTGCTCGGTGAGCCAGTGCGAGAGGCCGAAGAGCTTCACCTCCTTGGCCGTCTTGTCCGACGCCGCCACCAGCCGGTAGTAGTCCAGCTTGCGCCGCTCCGGCGTCCACTGGTAGAGGAGCGAGTAGCCCAGCGCGGCGAAGTGCGTCTCCCCCAGGAACGAGGGGAGCACGGCCACGATGAGCAGGAGGAAGAGGAGCGGGCTGAACGCCAGCAGCGTCCCCGTGAGCGTGACCAGCGTGATGGCGTCCTGCGCCATCCCCAGCAGCTGGTTGAGCAGGCCGATGCGCCCCACCGTCTGCCGCCGGGCGCGCTCCAGCCGGTCGTAGAAGGCCGGGTCCTCGAAGTGCTGCAGGTCCAGCCGCGCCGCGTGCTCCATCAGCCGCACGCTCATGCGGTTGCTGAACAGGTCGCCCAGCAGCGATTCGAGGAGCGTCCCCGTGCGGGCCGCCACCTCGCCCGCGGCCACGATGGCGAACTCCAGCACCAGCAGCGTCCCGATCCGCCGCCAGTCGGGCGTCCCCGAGCGCGACGACGCCACCACCTCGTCCACGATCAGCTTCCCCACCCACAGCGTGGCGATGGGGACGAAGGCGCGCAGCAGCCGCAGGCACACGATCCCCGCCACGAAGCCGCGGTGCGTGCGCCACACCATGCCGAGGAACGGCGGCACGTTGCGCATCGCCCGCCAGCGCTGCGCCCAGGTGGGCCGCTCCTCGGCGGGCGGGCGGGTCCGCCTTCCCGTGTGCACGCGTGCCTGTGCCATGCGAGAAGACTAACGCCCGGCCCCGCGGTTCGGGAGTCGAAGACCTTTCAGATCGACACGAGCGCACTTCGCACTTCGCACTCAGGACTGCGGTCTTGGGCGTGTCCCTCCGCTGCGCTCCGGGCCGGGCTGCGCGCGCGGTAGGGCACGATACGACTGTGCGCATCCCTCACGCGAACGGCAGGGAACAGGGGACAGCCGACGAACCCCCCTCGTTTCGGCACAATGCCTCGTCCCGCGCTCGCTACGAGCGAAGCGAGGAAGTCCCTCTCCCGCGCAGCGGGGGAGGGACAGGCGCCTCAGGCGCCAGGGAGGGGGCTCCTCGCCGGCGCGGCGAGACCTTCCGCGTAGCCAGATCCCTGTCCCCACGCTGGCAGGAGACGTGCGGACGGCCGCGCACGTCGCGCCGGCGGCGCGGACGTAGGGCAATCCCCCACGCGCGGTCCAGGGCTTCCCGACAGGCGTGCCGGGAGGACGCCGCGTAGATTCCCGGCGGCCGCACCGCCGCGCGCGCGCACGGGAAACCCTCCCCGCGGGTCTGGCGGGCTTCCGGAGGGCCGCATATAATGCCCGCCTCCCGGAAGACCCGCGGCGCGCGTGGCTTCGCGCGGTGTCCACGGGCAGTCGGCCGGACACGGGAACGACCGAACACCGAACCCTCACCGCAGATGACGTCGACAGCGATCCTCGCCGGACCGCGCCGGGGCCGCGGCCAGCACGCAGGGGCACGCCGGCCGGTCCGGGCGCGCCTGCCGCTTGCGCTCGCGGCGCTCCTTCCGCTGCTCCTGGCGGCGTGCGGTGAGGACCACGTGCACCGCTACCCGCAGACCACCTTCCACCCCACCACCGAGTACGCGCGGATCACCGACTGGCTCTTCAAGTACACGATGACGCTGGGCGCCATCGTGGGGCTGCTGGTGTTCGCCATCCTGGCGTACATCATGGTGAGGTTCCGCTACCGCCCGGGGATGGCCGAGCCCAAGCAGGTGCACGGCAACACCACCGTCGAGCTGATCTGGACGCTGGTCCCCGCGCTCATCCTGGCGGCCATCGCCGTCCCCACCGCGCGGGCCATTTTCGCCACCCAGCCCGAGCCGCCGCCCAACGCGGTGGCCATCGAGGTGATCGGCAAGCAGTGGTGGTGGGAGTTCCGCTACCTGATCAAGGACTCGCGCGGCGCCATCGTCGACACCGTGGTCACCGCCAACGAGATCCACGTCCCCCAGGGCGACACGGTGCACCTGCTGCTCAAGAGCGACAACGTGCTGCACTCGTTCTGGGTGCCGCAGATGGGCGGCAAGCGCGACCTGATCACCAACCGCGTGAACCACCTGGTGTTCATGCCCGAGGAGCCGGGCGTGTACCTGGGACAGTGCGCCGAGTTCTGCGGCGACAGCCACGCGCTCATGCGCATGCGGCTCGTCGTGCACACCCCGCAGGGCTACCGCGACTGGCTGGCCAACGAGAGCCGCCCCGCGGCCGAGCCCGTGGCCGGCGACTCGGCGCTGCTCTACGGCAAGCAGCTGGTGACCGCCGGGCAGTGCGCCGGGTGCCACTACATCGAGGGGACCACCGCGGTGGGGCGCACCGGGCCCGCGCTCACCCACTTCGGGCGGCGGCTCACCATGGCGGGCGGGATCCTGGAGAACAACGCCGAGAACCTGGCCCGGTGGATCGCCGACGCCCCGTCGGTCAAGCCCGGCTCCAAGATGCCGCAGCTGGGCGGCGGCATCCAGGGCGGGCTCACCGACGAGCAGATCCAGTACATCGTGGCCTACCTGCAGTCGCTGCAGTAGGCCGGCGGGCTCCGACAGGCCGAGGGCCGGGCGCGGAGCCCGGACGCATCGTGACCCAAGCGCCCGCGCGCTCCGCGCGGCGCCGCAACCCGATGGAGCAGGAATGGCAACGCAAACGGTCGCCGCACCCCACCACGCGCCCGCGCCGGCGCACCCGGAGCCCACCGGCATCTGGAGCTGGATCACCACGGTCGACCACAAGCGGATCGGCATCCTGTACGGCGTCACCGCCTTCCTCTTCTTCCTGGTGGGGGGGATCGAGGCGCTCCTGGTGCGCGTGCAGCTGGCGGTGCCCAACAACGACTTCCTCAGCGCGGAGAGCTACAACCAGCTCTTCACCATGCACGCGCTGACGATGATCTTCCTGTCGCTGATGCCGCTCACCGTGGCGTTCTTCAACTTCATCGTCCCGCTGCAGATCGGGGCGAGGGACGTGGCGTTCCCGCGGCTCAACGCGCTGTCGTACTGGCTCTACTTCTTCGGCGGCATCTTCCTGAACGTCTCCTGGTTCCTCAAGGCCGCGCCCAACGCCGGGTGGTTCGCCTACGCCCCGATCACCACCACCCTGTTCGACCCCGGCTTCAACATGGACTTCTACGTCCTGGGGCTGCAGGTGCTGGGCTTCTCGTCGATCCTGGGCGCGCTGAACTTCATCGTCACCATCATCAACCTGCGCGCTCCGGGGATGCGGCTGATGCGGATGCCGATCTTCACCTGGATGACGCTGATCACCGCCGTGCTGCTGGTGACCGCGATGGCCGTGTTCACCATCGCCGTCACCGAGCTGATGTTCGACCGCGTCTTCGGCACGAACTTCTACAACGTGGGGACCACCGCGTCGGGCGCGCCCGCCGGCGCCGACCCGCTCCTCTGGCAGCACCTGTTCTGGATGTTCGGCCACCCCGAGGTCTACATCCTCATCGTCCCGATCTTCGGCATGGTCTCGGAGGTGCTCCCCACCTTCAGCCGCAAGCCGCTCTTCGGCTACAACGTGATGGTGTTCGCCTCGGTGCTGATCGGCTGGCTGGGGTGGGGGGTGTGGAGCCACCACATGTTCGCCACCGGGATGGGCCCCATCGCCGACAGCTTCTTCGCGCTGTCGACCATGCTGATCGCCATCCCCACGGGGATCAAGATCTTCAACTGGATCGGCACCATGTGGGGCGGGTCCTTACGCTTCACCACCGCCATGCTCTTCGCGATCAGCTTCATCGCGATGTTCACCATCGGCGGGATCTCGGGGGTGATGCACTCGGTGATGCCCAGCGACCTGCAGCAGACCGACACCTACTTCATCGTGGCGCACCTGCACTACGTGTTCTTCGGCGGCACGGTGCTGGGGATGTGGGCGGGGATGTACTACTGGTACCCCAAGGTGTTCGGGCGCCTGCTGGACGAGCGGATGGGCCAGGCGCACTTCTGGCTCACGCTCGTCGGGATGAACCTCACCTTCTTCCCCATGCACTTCGTGGGGATGTTCGGGATGGTGCGGCGCACCTTCACCTACCCCGACAACCTGGGGTTCAACGCCTACAACCTGGTGGAGACGATCGGCGCCTTCATCATCGCCCTGGGGACGCTGATCTTCGCCGTGAACCTGTTCACCGCCTGGAAGCGCGGGAAGGTGGCGGGGCCCAACCCGTGGGGCGCCTCCACGCTGGAGTGGAGCATGCCCTCGCCGCCGCCGGTCTACAACTTCCGCGAGGTGCCGGTGGTGCACTCGCGCATGCCGCTCTGGGAGGGCGACCCCAGCAAGGACGCCGGCATCCCGCACGGGCGCATGGAGGAGGAGACCGAGCACGTCAAGATCGCCGGCACCGAGATCG includes these proteins:
- the coxB gene encoding cytochrome c oxidase subunit II → MTSTAILAGPRRGRGQHAGARRPVRARLPLALAALLPLLLAACGEDHVHRYPQTTFHPTTEYARITDWLFKYTMTLGAIVGLLVFAILAYIMVRFRYRPGMAEPKQVHGNTTVELIWTLVPALILAAIAVPTARAIFATQPEPPPNAVAIEVIGKQWWWEFRYLIKDSRGAIVDTVVTANEIHVPQGDTVHLLLKSDNVLHSFWVPQMGGKRDLITNRVNHLVFMPEEPGVYLGQCAEFCGDSHALMRMRLVVHTPQGYRDWLANESRPAAEPVAGDSALLYGKQLVTAGQCAGCHYIEGTTAVGRTGPALTHFGRRLTMAGGILENNAENLARWIADAPSVKPGSKMPQLGGGIQGGLTDEQIQYIVAYLQSLQ
- the ctaD gene encoding cytochrome c oxidase subunit I, which produces MATQTVAAPHHAPAPAHPEPTGIWSWITTVDHKRIGILYGVTAFLFFLVGGIEALLVRVQLAVPNNDFLSAESYNQLFTMHALTMIFLSLMPLTVAFFNFIVPLQIGARDVAFPRLNALSYWLYFFGGIFLNVSWFLKAAPNAGWFAYAPITTTLFDPGFNMDFYVLGLQVLGFSSILGALNFIVTIINLRAPGMRLMRMPIFTWMTLITAVLLVTAMAVFTIAVTELMFDRVFGTNFYNVGTTASGAPAGADPLLWQHLFWMFGHPEVYILIVPIFGMVSEVLPTFSRKPLFGYNVMVFASVLIGWLGWGVWSHHMFATGMGPIADSFFALSTMLIAIPTGIKIFNWIGTMWGGSLRFTTAMLFAISFIAMFTIGGISGVMHSVMPSDLQQTDTYFIVAHLHYVFFGGTVLGMWAGMYYWYPKVFGRLLDERMGQAHFWLTLVGMNLTFFPMHFVGMFGMVRRTFTYPDNLGFNAYNLVETIGAFIIALGTLIFAVNLFTAWKRGKVAGPNPWGASTLEWSMPSPPPVYNFREVPVVHSRMPLWEGDPSKDAGIPHGRMEEETEHVKIAGTEIAQMRDPDDENRMSAHDLGIHLPPPSFWPVVLAAGITLVFVGLIFRQAEGFWHNLWVLTIMGVAITIVSIYAWAFEPGH
- a CDS encoding ABC transporter ATP-binding protein — protein: MAQARVHTGRRTRPPAEERPTWAQRWRAMRNVPPFLGMVWRTHRGFVAGIVCLRLLRAFVPIATLWVGKLIVDEVVASSRSGTPDWRRIGTLLVLEFAIVAAGEVAARTGTLLESLLGDLFSNRMSVRLMEHAARLDLQHFEDPAFYDRLERARRQTVGRIGLLNQLLGMAQDAITLVTLTGTLLAFSPLLFLLLIVAVLPSFLGETHFAALGYSLLYQWTPERRKLDYYRLVAASDKTAKEVKLFGLSHWLTEQYRELSDRFYQANRRLAIRRNLAGTGLSLVSTLGYYAAYASIVVRAVQARITLGDLTLLAGTFSRSRDLVQRTLLSTTELYEQALFLEDLFVFFSMQPAIARPARAAPFPRPIREGFEFRDVWFRYPEAEGSPGGTGDGERGTAGGGGAPDLVPPPDDVPDDDPRWVLRGVSFRIRPGERLALVGENGAGKTTLTKLLTRLYDPTRGVILLDGRPLAEYDPAELHEEVGVIFQDFVRYDMLAEENVAVGRIAALEREPESARERVEDASARSLAAEVIETLPQRYRTMLGRRFEGGVDLSGGQWQKVALARAYMRDAQLLILDEPTAALDARAEYTVFQRFAELTEAKMAILISHRFSTVRMADRILVLENGRVVEEGTHAELVALGGRYAELFSLQAAGYR
- a CDS encoding Eco57I restriction-modification methylase domain-containing protein, which codes for MSPAAASAPPAHEHAAGPEAALRRVVFADVFERLAAGFVDGRRKRGLPPETDESLREVFAGTLRLLHRVLFVAHAEARGFLPVGAAPAYQLYSLARLRRAAAARVDAGERLSDASTEAWDDLANLFDLVDHGDPALGVPGYGGGLFHPDENSRFLRENALSDAFLVRALDRLSRPAGEEADFASFGADEIASLCEGLLRMRLAPDERGRPRLVDARGERKDPGTHATPAWVVDYVLGETVGPALAAREAAFRDALQEAAARRERAAAGGPDAARLLREAGRLEERALTDLLSLRVCDPAMGGGHFLLHAADWIAARLLATAADLPGGPLAERLAALREEITEDLDAQGIGADPTRLTDEALLRRMVVRRCLFGVDPDPLAVDLAKATLWLHSFVPGAPPPFLDHHLRAGSPLAGARAAEVQRAVEESPQGQFLAFGGPFDGLAEAAAAVRELAARDDATFAEAADTAARFAEAERALAPYRRLLDLWVSRAFGNRRAEEVATLHAAEVLAGGARLGAAQREALERAAELARAHRFFHWDLELPEAFGDPARGGGGEAGFDAVVGRPPAARGEALAALRPHLAAAFAEVHEGSADAGAYFYRQALDLLRRRGRTAFVVPNRWVRSGAGEGLRRYLAEHARMETVVDFGHAPVLPDGEFSPCVVVVGRPEANGGAREGRDTRVAVVPPEAAGAGLGAWVAGHAHAVPQARFGAGPWSLEPQAVEALLRKLRDGGIALRDFAGSAPVAGVRTGLNEAYVVDGAARERLVREHPGAEPLLRPYLRAQEAGRWAPGWAGLWIVLLESGERRRWPWTGLSDPEAERAFRGAYPSLYAHLKPHEDRLRLRQDQGQHWWELRAGPPPGLLEAPRLVYPDVAWCAAFALDRHAHVAGGGLCFVPGDSPWLLAVLNSPVLWTYAWRSAGHGRDEAVRLTGPLVETLPVPEPTPAMEDEAAGAVERLVELTGERRTLAAELLQWVRAEYGVAQPGARLEAFADLSAGDFVDEVKRRRPRKADPLTPREVGMLRNAHAEYAPRLTAVHAKAAGLERRLGQLVERAWRLTPDEVELAGAAAPPRTPRGAER